The Fulvivirga ligni genome window below encodes:
- a CDS encoding DUF4442 domain-containing protein, protein MNIKNIVKKAESSGFYLWILNQGLNKMIPFNKPHGFKVVKINEKSIQTELPFKRRNFNHIRGLHACALATLSEFTTGFLMVSRLDPNKFRIILKTLEMDYHYQGKMKVSATFEITDEWLEKNIYGPLKDNDSTVVICEVKIFDEKQNHISTGKVHWQVKSWEKVKTKVA, encoded by the coding sequence ATGAATATTAAGAATATTGTTAAAAAAGCAGAATCTTCTGGATTTTACTTATGGATTTTGAACCAGGGATTAAACAAAATGATCCCTTTTAACAAGCCGCACGGTTTTAAAGTGGTCAAGATCAATGAAAAAAGCATTCAGACGGAGCTGCCTTTTAAGAGAAGAAACTTTAATCACATAAGAGGATTGCATGCTTGTGCACTGGCTACGCTTTCTGAATTTACCACTGGTTTTTTAATGGTGTCTCGCTTAGATCCCAATAAGTTTAGGATCATACTCAAAACTTTAGAGATGGATTATCACTATCAGGGAAAAATGAAAGTGTCAGCTACTTTCGAAATAACCGATGAGTGGCTGGAGAAGAATATCTATGGGCCTTTGAAAGATAATGACTCTACAGTAGTGATATGCGAAGTGAAGATATTTGACGAGAAGCAGAATCATATTTCTACCGGAAAGGTACATTGGCAGGTGAAATCATGGGAGAAGGTGAAGACCAAAGTGGCCTGA
- a CDS encoding Mpo1 family 2-hydroxy fatty acid dioxygenase has protein sequence MRKINKLLLEYGESHQNPTNKQVHWICVPLIFFSIVALVWSIPSDSLRDFLGSNNPYVNWAGFILALVFIYYITLSIPLAVGMLGFSILCLIVSNALDQYISFPLWGIALIIFIIAWVGQFFGHKVEGKKPSFFKDVQFLMIGPAWLMHFIFKRLGISY, from the coding sequence ATGCGAAAAATAAACAAACTACTGCTGGAGTATGGTGAAAGTCATCAAAACCCAACGAATAAACAGGTGCACTGGATTTGTGTGCCGCTGATCTTTTTTAGTATTGTGGCTCTGGTGTGGTCCATCCCTTCGGACTCACTCAGAGATTTTCTGGGTAGCAATAATCCTTATGTAAACTGGGCTGGCTTTATACTGGCGCTTGTTTTCATTTATTATATTACGCTATCAATACCTTTAGCTGTGGGAATGCTGGGATTTTCCATATTATGCTTGATAGTTTCTAACGCTCTGGATCAATATATATCCTTTCCTTTATGGGGTATAGCGCTTATTATTTTTATCATTGCATGGGTCGGCCAGTTTTTTGGTCATAAGGTAGAAGGGAAGAAGCCTTCCTTTTTTAAAGATGTTCAGTTCCTTATGATCGGACCAGCCTGGCTGATGCATTTTATTTTTAAGCGTTTAGGAATTAGTTATTAG
- a CDS encoding sugar 3,4-ketoisomerase, whose protein sequence is MEAQIIQLKTSVSKGGELSVIDEEQIPFQVKRSYWIYNLKEEAKRGGHAHINSDRVLVCLQGEAEIVLTNKDNKKARFILNNPGEALYFPCQHWIDMTCKQGSILMALTSCAFKDDLLETDLDNFLAS, encoded by the coding sequence TTGGAAGCACAGATTATTCAGTTAAAAACTTCTGTTAGCAAAGGGGGAGAACTTTCGGTGATAGATGAAGAACAAATACCTTTTCAGGTGAAAAGATCATATTGGATTTATAACCTGAAGGAAGAAGCGAAAAGGGGCGGCCATGCACATATAAATTCAGATCGTGTTTTGGTATGCCTACAAGGAGAGGCTGAAATAGTGCTAACTAATAAGGACAATAAAAAGGCTCGTTTTATACTAAATAACCCTGGTGAAGCCCTTTATTTTCCATGTCAGCACTGGATAGATATGACTTGTAAACAAGGAAGTATTCTTATGGCGCTTACTTCATGCGCTTTTAAAGATGATTTGCTGGAAACTGATCTGGATAATTTTCTAGCTTCGTGA
- a CDS encoding GNAT family N-acetyltransferase translates to MKLKPSQRFEVEKYPFSINLKAEFLYNYQSYLSNYQRDNLFRFSLIEEDTYLVYIYFCLCDNQAQNARFSGVGGFEGAEVNSENISLLLGSLSDWGKANGITAFTIKMAPEFYLKDSVCLKDVGSLELLYSEYNQHIEISSEPYINLLKRNERKRLRKCQRAGYQFKKLTVEFLQQAYEVVKTNRELKGYPVTVTYDQLLLMFHNFPDQYLLFGVFDEARLIAVAVSIRVSENVLYNFYHGDDFEYRRDSPVVMVINGVYEYCQENKIQYLDLGISSVQGVLNEGLSQFKENCGALLSRKEILIMKV, encoded by the coding sequence GTGAAATTAAAACCTTCTCAGCGGTTTGAGGTAGAGAAGTATCCATTTTCTATTAACCTTAAGGCTGAGTTTCTGTATAATTATCAATCGTATCTATCTAATTATCAACGTGATAATCTCTTTAGGTTCTCTTTAATTGAGGAAGATACTTACCTGGTTTATATTTACTTTTGCTTATGTGATAACCAAGCTCAAAACGCTCGCTTCTCTGGTGTAGGTGGGTTTGAAGGTGCTGAGGTGAATAGTGAAAATATATCCTTGCTACTGGGTTCTTTATCTGATTGGGGTAAAGCTAATGGTATAACTGCCTTCACTATTAAAATGGCTCCCGAATTTTATCTGAAAGATAGTGTTTGTTTGAAAGATGTTGGGAGCCTGGAGCTGCTTTATTCAGAATACAATCAGCACATAGAAATATCCTCTGAGCCCTACATTAATCTACTGAAAAGGAATGAGCGAAAGCGTCTCAGAAAATGCCAACGTGCTGGCTATCAATTTAAAAAGCTTACTGTAGAATTCTTGCAGCAAGCTTATGAGGTGGTGAAAACTAATCGGGAACTCAAAGGATATCCTGTTACCGTCACTTATGATCAGTTACTGCTGATGTTTCACAACTTCCCTGATCAATATTTACTATTTGGTGTTTTTGATGAAGCCAGGTTAATTGCCGTAGCGGTGAGTATAAGAGTATCTGAAAATGTTCTTTATAACTTCTATCACGGTGATGATTTTGAGTACCGAAGAGATAGTCCGGTGGTTATGGTAATCAATGGAGTCTATGAGTATTGTCAGGAAAATAAGATCCAGTACCTGGATCTGGGCATTTCTTCAGTGCAAGGAGTGTTAAATGAAGGTTTGAGTCAGTTTAAAGAAAACTGCGGAGCTCTGCTTTCTCGCAAAGAAATCTTAATCATGAAAGTGTAG
- a CDS encoding glycosyltransferase — protein MNVFVIPSWYPSESNWLNGIFIKVQTLSLAKHYPDSKFAISLWGQNDEDYLLYVKKPISSFRKLLKSSSPDESALLPNVKEYFTPAFSFHQRIKGGNIKKKIEANIFNLSQFQIHSGKVDVIHAHINYPAGVIARELSKKFKIPYILTEHMAPFPQKYHLDASGKMLPEIAESMRDASKLLVVSNYLKEQIDASVPGCNIEVVPNFINTPTDTLFTKESKTTFCYANSIAKKKGIEELIRAWALVDQPNCQLKIAGSGPDLAAMQELSESIGSKNPIIWMGELSKKEVLELMQTSDCHILTSKLESFGVSYIEAMAAGIPSIAAPFGGPLDIINPGTGRLVKDLSAEAIANEIKWFIQHKDQFKADEIKAHFSNFYSSEALVPRIMQIYQSATLS, from the coding sequence ATGAATGTATTTGTAATTCCATCATGGTATCCTTCAGAGAGCAACTGGCTTAATGGCATATTCATCAAAGTGCAGACTTTAAGTTTAGCCAAGCACTACCCAGACAGTAAATTTGCCATTAGCTTATGGGGACAGAACGATGAAGATTACCTGCTGTATGTTAAAAAACCAATTAGCAGTTTTAGGAAACTATTAAAAAGCTCAAGCCCTGATGAAAGCGCTTTACTCCCGAATGTAAAAGAGTATTTCACTCCTGCCTTTTCATTTCATCAGCGTATTAAAGGTGGTAACATTAAAAAGAAAATTGAGGCTAACATATTCAACCTGAGTCAGTTTCAGATTCATTCTGGCAAAGTGGATGTCATTCATGCCCATATTAATTACCCAGCAGGTGTGATTGCTCGTGAGCTATCAAAAAAATTTAAAATTCCATATATTCTGACAGAGCACATGGCTCCTTTTCCTCAGAAATATCATCTGGATGCTTCTGGAAAAATGTTACCAGAAATAGCAGAGTCTATGCGCGATGCTTCGAAACTTTTAGTAGTAAGCAACTATCTAAAGGAGCAAATTGACGCAAGCGTTCCTGGTTGTAATATCGAAGTAGTTCCCAATTTCATAAATACACCTACCGACACCCTTTTTACAAAGGAATCTAAAACCACTTTTTGCTACGCCAACTCCATAGCTAAAAAAAAGGGGATAGAAGAATTGATCAGAGCATGGGCTCTGGTTGATCAACCTAACTGTCAACTGAAAATAGCTGGTTCAGGACCGGACTTAGCAGCCATGCAGGAACTCAGTGAATCAATTGGAAGCAAAAACCCCATTATCTGGATGGGGGAATTATCAAAAAAAGAGGTCTTGGAGTTAATGCAGACATCTGATTGTCATATACTTACTAGTAAGTTAGAGTCTTTCGGGGTGAGTTATATAGAGGCAATGGCAGCAGGCATCCCAAGTATTGCAGCACCTTTTGGGGGACCATTAGATATCATAAATCCAGGCACTGGAAGGTTGGTTAAAGACTTATCTGCTGAAGCTATTGCTAATGAAATAAAATGGTTCATTCAGCATAAAGATCAATTCAAAGCCGATGAGATTAAAGCTCATTTTTCCAATTTCTATTCTAGTGAAGCGCTGGTGCCTCGGATTATGCAAATCTATCAATCAGCTACACTTTCATGA
- a CDS encoding lipopolysaccharide biosynthesis protein, with the protein MKRFLNIPFIQSYFKDAGVLTIGNVIGMLITLAGYPIITRLYTDVEFGEFSVYQSIFIILISISSLHYNKAIVLTKGRKELNQLIRLILALTLTFCVLLCILNLFNIPQYFDLKLSTSIYWAIIIAVFLGTYHQMAHWFFIKKSQFKLIAILKVTERLSFQATAIAYSFLQWRFLNPLVLAGISSQAPIFFISLAKTRFAWQSLFQLKAKAIAKKYKYFPMYSLPSGLVERVSSQVPIFIISILASQAATGQFSLAYKILSVPEAVIGVSIANIFYKKVGELTSKNQPIIQEIKNCWKLLALIGFPVFTICLFLGPFIFNILFGNEWKTAGEITSIISPMLFFMFMSTPTSGAMAALNKQYYGLIFGSLLLVTRTSLLYFGISYYDLTTGIYLLTIGEILNILLYNYFLLKEAKKWERTHVQKSA; encoded by the coding sequence TTGAAGCGCTTTTTAAATATTCCATTTATTCAAAGCTACTTTAAAGATGCCGGGGTGCTAACTATCGGAAACGTAATTGGCATGCTCATTACCCTTGCCGGCTACCCTATCATTACCAGACTATATACCGATGTTGAATTTGGAGAGTTCTCCGTATATCAAAGCATTTTTATAATACTCATTTCCATTTCAAGCTTGCATTATAACAAAGCCATTGTTCTTACAAAGGGCAGAAAAGAACTGAATCAACTGATCAGGCTGATACTAGCACTTACTCTAACCTTCTGTGTTCTCCTTTGCATCCTTAACCTATTTAACATCCCACAATACTTTGATTTAAAGCTATCCACCTCCATTTACTGGGCTATTATTATCGCTGTATTTTTAGGGACTTATCATCAAATGGCACACTGGTTTTTCATTAAAAAAAGTCAATTTAAGCTCATTGCAATATTAAAAGTGACTGAAAGGCTTTCATTTCAAGCCACAGCCATAGCTTATTCATTTCTTCAATGGAGGTTCTTAAATCCATTAGTGCTTGCCGGAATCAGTTCACAGGCCCCAATATTCTTCATTTCCCTTGCAAAAACCCGCTTTGCATGGCAGTCTCTTTTTCAATTAAAAGCCAAGGCCATTGCTAAAAAATATAAGTACTTCCCCATGTATTCATTACCCAGCGGCCTGGTGGAGAGGGTAAGCAGTCAGGTTCCGATTTTTATTATTTCCATTCTAGCATCACAAGCCGCAACGGGACAGTTTTCTTTGGCCTATAAAATTCTAAGTGTACCAGAAGCTGTAATTGGCGTAAGCATTGCCAATATTTTTTATAAGAAAGTGGGCGAGCTCACCAGCAAAAACCAACCTATAATACAGGAAATAAAAAACTGCTGGAAACTTCTGGCTTTGATAGGTTTTCCCGTATTCACAATTTGCTTATTCTTAGGCCCCTTTATATTTAATATCCTCTTTGGAAATGAGTGGAAAACAGCAGGGGAAATTACATCCATCATTAGCCCCATGCTCTTTTTTATGTTTATGAGCACACCTACCAGCGGGGCCATGGCGGCCTTGAACAAACAGTATTATGGTCTTATTTTCGGCAGCCTCTTACTGGTGACCAGAACTTCTTTACTATATTTTGGCATCAGCTATTACGATCTAACAACCGGCATTTATCTATTAACTATCGGGGAGATATTAAACATTTTATTGTATAATTATTTTTTATTGAAAGAAGCAAAAAAATGGGAGCGCACCCATGTTCAAAAGTCCGCCTAA